In Mustela lutreola isolate mMusLut2 chromosome 1, mMusLut2.pri, whole genome shotgun sequence, one genomic interval encodes:
- the SPATA19 gene encoding spermatogenesis-associated protein 19, mitochondrial: MIITTWIVYILARKGAGFPFPPKISSDVEVVESEAVSVVQHWLKKTEEEASQDIKEKMSAGCLPTHGQDVHVTRDVVKHHLSKSDLLANQSQEVLEERTRIQFIRWSHTRIFQVPSEARTDIVRERIEQVRRSICSLTDESSQDIHSRSSYAEC; encoded by the exons ATGATAATTACAACATGGATTGTGTACATTCTTGCCCGGAAAGGTGCAGGGTTCCCCTTCCCACCAAAAATCAGTTCA GACGTTGAAGTTGTAGAAAGCGAGGCTGTATCTGTAGTACAGCACTGGTTGAAAAAA ACTGAAGAAGAAGCGTCCCAGGACATAAAGGAGAAGATGTCTGCCGGCTGCCTTCCCACCCATGGCCAAGATGTGCATGTTACCAGAGACGTG GTGAAGCACCATCTCTCAAAGTCTGATTTGTTGGCAAACCAGAGTCAAGAGGTCCTggaggaaagaacaagaatccAGTTCATAAGATGGAG CCATACCCGTATCTTCCAAGTGCCAAGTGAGGCGAGGACTGACATTGTGCGAGAACGAATAGAGCAGGTGAGACGAAG CATATGCAGCCTTACAGATGAATCATCTCAGGATATTCACAGCAGAAGTTCCTATGCAGAATGCTGA